The window CCTGCCTTAGCTAGTGGGAATTGTGTAATTGCAAAACCATCTGAAATCACACCTTACACTGCTTTTTTATTAAGTAAAATCTGTAAAAAAGTAGGCTTACCAAAAGGTGTATTAAACATCCTGCATGGTAAAGGAGCAGAAATAGGAAATGAAATTGTAAAAAACGGTAAAATCAAGGCTATATCATTTACAGGCGGTACCGCCACAGGTAAGAAAATAGCCGAGATTTCTGCCCCCATGTTTCGGAAAATCTCACTTGAATTAGGAGGGAAAAATCCTGCTTTAGTTTTTGCAGATTGTGACTTAGAAAAAACTGTGGATGAATTAGTAAGAGCCTCATTTGCCAATCAGGGTGAAATATGCCTATGTGCTTCTAGAATATACATTGAAAGCTCAATTTATAAGGAGTTCAAAAAGATATTTGTTAGTAAGGTGAAAAACTTAAAGGTAGGAGACCCAAATCAAGAGGATACCAATATGGGTGCCTTAGTTTCAGCTCAACATAAAGAAAAAGTTATAAACTATATTCAATTAGCAAAGGAGGAAGGTGGAACATTATTATGTGGCAATGAAACCTTAAAGCTAAATCCCCCTTATGATCAAGGTTATTTTCTAAGGCCTCATGTATTTGAAAACCTTAATTCATCTTGCAGAACGAATCAAGAAGAAATATTCGGCCCAGTAGTAAGTTTAAATACTTTTGAAAATGATGATGAAGCAATTCTATTAGCAAACGATAGTGATTATGGTCTTGCCTCAAGTATCTGGACTTCAGATTTATCAAGAGCTCATCAGATTAGTGAAAGAATTAATACAGGTATTGTATGGGTAAACTGCTGGATGAAGCGCGATTTAAGAACTCCGTTTGGTGGAATGAAAAATAGTGGTTTAGGTAGAGAAGGAGGACTTGAAGCATTAAGGTTTTTTACTGAACCTAAAAATGTATGTATTCAATACTAATTAAATTGTCCTAATTACTCTTAAAATAATAAAGGCCAATCAAATGATTAGCCTTTATATTCAAATTAGATATGCTCTTAAGCAGAAGCGTCAGTTGCTGTTTCAGCACTAGGCTCTTTCAATTTAGCAATGTGGAAAGTCTTTCTAGCTTTATGACCACAATATGAGCATTTGAAATATTTCATTAACTCACCATCTTCAGTTACTGTAGGTGATTTTATAATTTCTTCTTTTACAACTTTTAAAGTTTGGTAATTACATTCAGAACATTGTAATGCGTGTAAGTGACCAGAATACTTCTCGATTTTAGTATACCCAGTTTCTTCATCTACCCAAACATCATAATCCACTGAGAAAATATCTTCTTCCGCCTGCATACCTTCATCAAGGTAAACATCTTCTTCCTCTTCACTCAATAATTTCATTGGCTTACCAGTTTTAGGAGAGACTCTAGGCGTATAACGTAATTTCTTCAATCTCTTTTCGATGTAAAAAGGAAAGTAGAAACGTAATACATTTTGAATAATTACACCAATTATTAGAGCTAACATAGCCGAAACAAAAACTTTCACAGCAAACCATAAAAATTCTTGCTCTCCAAATACAGAGTTCACCCAAATAACTACACCTACTAATAAAATTACAGCAGAACGCCATAAAGCATCAATTTCATTTTTATTGATGTAATCATACCTCTGTTTGAATTCTTTCAAGGTGCCTAATCTTAAATAATAAAGTAAAACAAGTAAGACGGCTATTCCAACAGTAACCATTCCTACATATGGTCCGTATTGGTTAATCATGTCAAAGATATCTGCCATAATTCAGTTTTTTAGTGATGGTAAATTTAGTTTTCTAATGCGAAATATGAATAATTCATTGTAAAAAAACAACGAAACTTCAAGCAAGTTAAAATTAATTCGTTAAAATTCTATCAATAAAGTTATATAAATTAATTGAAATACCTAAAAAAATATTTTTTTATCCTTTCATCTTAAGTCAATACTCTAAGCAATGACTACTAATCAACTTATTACTAGATGATTACAAAGCCAATTTGAGATTATATCTTGATACAGAAGAATATAAAAAAGGATAGAATAAAAATTTACTGAAAATTATTCTTTAAATAGACAACCTTCTAGCAATTATTCGTGTCTTAAAATTATCCGAGTAACAATACTTGGATATAATTATATCGCGTATTTTTTATATTATTAAAAGAGATTTATTATGATGAAGTTATTGAAAAATGGATTGCTTCTAGCAATTACAGGTTTATTCATTTTCACAGCCTGTGATGAAACTGGAGATGAATTACCTACTGGTACTGCGCCAAATGTGACTGTTAGTGTTGCAGACCCTCAAGACGAATATTTTCCTGGAGATGAGGTTAATGTGTTAATCGAATTTACTGCAGATGCACCAATTGTTCTAGGAACTATAAGTGCAGAATCAGAAAATTTTTCACTTGATTTATCCGCCATTGACGGAATATCGGCTGCAGGAGAAAATGAACCTTACACTATTGATTTAAATGCTTTTGGAGTTGCTAATCAAACTAGTGGGACTATAGATTTAGGATTATTAGTAATAAACGAAGGACTTGTTAATGAAACAATAACTTTTACAGCAGCTATCGGAGATGAAGAAGATAGAATAGGTGAAGGAGATCTAGATGTCGCTGTAAGTGCCCTCCCAGAACCAGATCCATTAACATCATTCAGTGCGATTTTATTGGCTGCACCACTTCAGGATGCTGATGGAACAACTGCAAGTAAAACATCCAAAACTTTCTTTAGTACTAATACTGGGGAGACTTATTCTATGAATGACATTAATAGTACATCTGACCCACTATCTGCTAATATTGATTTTGGCTATTTTTATGGTTCAGGAAGTGCTAATACAGAAGCAACAATAGCTTCTCCAGCCAATTACCCATTTGACTATGGTCAAGATGCATGGGGAACTCTAAATAACACCTTAATTAGAGCAACAGATGTAACTGAATCACAATTCAACGAAGCTAACTTAACTTTCATTAATGACGCATTTGAGAATGGTACTCCAGGTTCAACTGATGGAAGAATCACTAATTTATCAGTAGGTGATGTATTAGCTTTTGAAACAGACTCTGATAAAGATGGAGGTGCTAAAAGAGGATTATTATTAGTTGAAGCTATTACTGCTGGTGATGGTGAAGATGGCCAGATTGAATTTTCAATTATAATGGAAGAATAAAAGCATTATTTATAAACAAAAAAGCTCAGAGTTACTTCTGAGCTTTTTTTATGCATATATTTCAACTAATTACTTTACCGCTTCTAATGCTTTTTCGTAATTAGGTTCATTTCCAATTTCAGGAACCAATTCGTTATAAACAACCTCTCCTTCAGGATTAACTACTACTACTGCTCTTGCATTTAATCCTTTGAATCCGCCATCAACTAACTCTACTCCATAATCTTTACCAAAACTATCATTTCTAAAATTTGAAACAGGAATTGCATTTTCAATGCCTTCTGCTCCGCAGAACCTAGCCTGAGCAAACGGTAAATCTTTTGAAATACATAAGACTACAGTGTTATCTAAAGCCCCTGCTTTTTCGTTGAACTCACGAACTGACATTGCGCAAACCTCAGTATCAACACTTGGGAAAATGTTCAATATAATGTTTTTCCCTTTGTAATCTGACATTGAGACTTCCTTCATATCAGTTTTAACCAGATTGAAGTCAGGAGCTTTATGACCTACCGAAGGTAAGTCTGATATGGTATTGGATGGATTGCCACCTAATGTTACTTGTGCCATAGTTTATTATTTGTTTTAGTTTACATTTGTTAACTTAAAATGCAAAGATTAGTTACTGATTATTTATAGTTATTAAAATGAAAGAACTTAAACTTTACGCTGTCGTATTAGGCGGGGCAGCTGAGAAATCAAATACTGAATTACATGATGTAGTTTTTGCGGTGGGTAAATCCATTGAAGATTGCTACACACAACTATTAGATAAATGGTTTGGCATTAAAGAGAAAATGCACATTGATTCCTACATTGAACTTGATGTGGTTGACGGTTATGAAATTAGTCTTGAAAAGGAAAAGAGTGATAATTCAGACAAAAAATTATTCTTTATTAATCTTGGAGCTTATAAAGAAGGAGATTTTATGGAACATCATGCCAATACTTTTTTAGTAGGAGGACTAGCCACCGAAATAAAAAAGAGAGCAAAAGCTAAACTATTAAAAGGATATGACGAAGTTCATAAAGATTATCTATATGAGGTGGATGATATGATTGCCATTGAAGAATTAGAAGGTTATCATGTTCATCTTAACCCTACTACTAAAACTGAAAACTTGAAACCGATCAATGGTTATCATGTCCTACCCAAAAAAGTAGTAAGAGATTATTTAGCATCACATTAATAAAAAAGGGATCAAATGATCCCTTTTTGTTTTATAATCTATTTTTACTCTTCCTTCTTTTTGTCCATGGTTAAGGCTTTAAACAAAAACACTAAAAAACCTCCCACTGTGATAGTAAGACATACTATCATTCCTATTATTGCTTCTGTACTCATTTTTTAACAAATTTTTTGTAAAACCATCCATTAAATACTATTGCGATTAGTAATGCTATCCCCCACTGCGTTACAATGGTCGCATTACTATAAATATCCATCACATTCCAATTTCCATTTTCATCAAACCACGGATATTCACTGTAGCCTTGGCTCATCCACCAATAAACAAGGAATAAACCTGCAACAAAGTTGAAATAAATCATTCCAGTGAAATACTTAGGCGACACCTTAAAATCAGAATTTTGATCAATAAAATCTTTCTTGAATTTAGCAGGGCCGTATTTGATGATAAGAAATGAAATAAATATCCCACTTACTAATAATCCAACTCCCCATACCCAGTCTTGGTTCTCAAAAACAGATAAAAACCATGCTGATGGAAATCCAATTACAAAACAGGCTGCACCTGCAATTATAGCAGCCTGTTTTTTAGATAAATCATAATCCGTTAAATTCCTGATGATTAATTGCATCATCGGCAATATCGAACTAAAAGCAGCCATTGCGAAAGCCCCGAAGAATATCCACGATAAGAATGGACCACCCGGCATTTTAGCAAATAACTGAGGTAAAATAGTAAATACTAAGGCTGTGTTTCCGTCATGAAGAAAATCAACCGCTTCATTAGGGGTAGCTGCCATTGCAAATACTGCTGGTAAAATAGCCATTGCCGCTAATAATGCTGCCGTATTATTACCAAATGCACCTAAAAATGTATTTAAAGTAACATCTTCTTTCGATCTTGAGAAGGAACCAATCGTGATCATTAATCCCCAACCTGCACCTGTACTCCAGGCTGAGTCGGTAATTGCTTCAATCCAAATTATTGGATCTTTAAATTTCTCAAAATCGATTGTGAAAAGGTATTCTAACCCCTGTGTACCACCCGGCATTTGAATTGCAAATGCAGAAACTACCATAAGTAAAATAAAAAGGGTCGGTATTAATATCTTGTTCGTTTTCTCTAAGCCTTGCTTAATTCCTTTACTTAATACCCAAATGGCAATACTAATGGTAAACATGTAGCATAAAACTGCTTCCCAACTTGAGTTAGATAAACCTGCCCAAAATGTGTCCATGAAATTTACATTCGGATCAGCAAATTTTGCATTCATGGCGCCTGAGCCAAAAATGTAATCTATTAAATTTTGTGTATTTAAAAGGAAGTATCTCAATGACCACCCTGTCACAACGGAATAATAAAATGCAATACCCATAGTAACAATGGTCACGAAGGTACCCATCCAGTTAAATTTTTTACCTGCTAAGCTACCCAAAGCACCTAAAGTACCCTTTTTGTAATGCTTACCAATGGCTAGCTCTGCCATTAAAAGAGGAATGGACCATACTACAAGAAAAAGCATCCAAAGGATGATGAATGCGCCACCATGTTCTCCGGCTATTCTAGGAAATCTCCATAAATTTCCAGCTCCAATAGCCATACCTAAAGCGGCCAATATTATTCCCCACCTATTACTAAACTCTTCTGTTTTTTGCGCCATATATGTTTTATTTTGATTAAAAACATGCCGAAATTAGTTAAACAAATGGCTTATTCAAACTTAAACGGAGATTGATTTCAAGATTTGCAATCAGGGAAAAGTTATAATTTCAGTCTTTTGCGAAAAAATTTTGAGATTTTAAGAATGTTAGGATATATGAAAATTTTTAGCTTGCTTTTTGCTTTTTAGCTTTCTGGTTTAAGTATTTCACTAATTTATCATATTCTGTATTCTCTTTATTAGATAGCTTGATCACCTTTTTCTTTCCATAAAGAATTTTAGTCTCCTTAAATTCTCCTTGTTTGGTTTTCACCACATCTTCTCTCCAACCCCTGATTTCGGATAGCGGTAAATCAACTTTTGATCTGGTTATTGGGAAAAATATATTCAATTTATTATTTCCAGCCTTAACAATTTTTATAGCTGCTAATAATTTACCTAGCACTAACAAGCCAATTACCAATACTATCGGTGTTAGTATGAGTTTTATAATGAAATAAGATTGATTATTAAGTAAACTATCTAATAAAAGAAAAAAAGAACCAAAAATAAGGACCAAAAAGATTGATAAAGCAAATACAGTATTAATTCGTGGTTTTGATACTATCATGCTTATTTGCTTTGAAATTCTAAATCAATTTTTGATAATAATTCGAGTTCCCCACTTTCAAATAGAGCTGGCAATTCTGTAAGATCTGTTCCTTTTTCCACTTTATAATTATTATAGTCTCTAAAAATCACTCCGTTTACCCTTTCCGAATTAATAGATTCTCTAAATCTCACACCTCCACCATTAGTATGATAGGAATATGCAAAATAGTCCATGTCATACGTTTTGGTATTAAACCAGAACATGAAAATATCTTCATAATCTGTACCTCCACCCTTTTGCTTAAATTTTACTTCAATGGTTTTATAGGCTTCACCATTTATTAATGCATCATCCTTATTGGTAGCAATCACAGCTGCATCATTTAAATTATAAGGAAGTAATGCGAAATAATGCACTGAATTTACTGAATTAGCATAGGCTGCAGAATCTTCAGTAGACAAATCTGCATTTTCTCCATCAATTAACCTTTTAAACCCATCATTATCTAAGATATCATCAATATGCTGACCAGTGCTATCTGTAAATATTCTCTCGTATTTAAAGATTCCATTATTATGATATAATTTATAATCCTTATCTCGGAATTTGAACTCAACTTCTAAATTGGAGTATGCATTCCCCCCATGATGTTGAATGGCTTCTTGAATATGTTCTTCTGCTGATTTCTCAGTTGGATTACAGGCAGCAAATATTACTGCAATAAAAACGAATGCTAAAGTTTTTCTCATAAGTAAAAAATACGCCTCTCCATTAAAATAGTTTAGAATGCATAACAATCCATCGTTCAGGTAAATCACCATTCATAGCTTGTTGATAATCTGAATAGCTGCATGGAACAATAGAATTTCTATTAAATCTATTATCGCCTGAAGGATTAGGCACTTCCATCCACCATTTATCTATAAAATTACTTTTATAAAAAGTTAATGATTCGGGTTCATTAGGCATAGCCACTACATATTTCATGTAATCATTCGATCTGAAATCACGTGACTCTTTTCTTGAATAAAAACCTTCAATAAAATACCAAATCATAGTGGCTAAAACGGCTGCTGATTTATCAGAGTCATCTTCCCTCGTAACATCAAATTCGTAAAAGCCTGCAGCGCTTAGTTTTTCATTAATACCAGCATACCAACATAATTGGCAAGCCTCCTCCCCTGTCAAACCAAATGGCTGTGGTTGACTGGTTGCGGGGAAATCCGCTGACTTTATAGCTGATAAATCAAAACTTAGCATATCAGCCTGACGAATTACGGGCTCCATTTCTTTTATATCATGTCGTAAAGCCCCAATTCTATGAGCTTCAAAATAGAGTTTTTCAAGTGTTGCTATTGCCTGAGGATTAACTAAATAAGTTTGATAGGCAAGATGACTATAGTTAAATAAAAAATTAGGCTGATGCATTAGTAGCTTTTGAACATGCCTTTGGTTTGCTGGAGAGTCTTTATCCTCCATATCTAAAAAAGCATCAACATTTAAGACGCTAATTAGCTTCTCCATTTCTTCATAGGCCAAATATTGAGCAAAACTCATATCATGTGAGCCTCCAATTAAAATAGGCAACACATTATTCTCAATACATGCATGACATACTTCTTGAACTCTACCTAAAGTTTGTTCAGTATCGATGGCTTCAGAAATATTACCAAGATCAACAATATTGTAAGCTCCAGAACCTTTCGTAAGCCTATATAACTTTTTCCTTAAGGCATCAGCGCTACCCACAGTTCCAGCATTTTCTCCATTTTCACCTTTATCCGATATTCCAATTAGTGCGATATCCGCGCTTTTATAATCTGGAAATTTCTCTTGGTATACTTTAATGCTTTTGTAGAAGCTTCCTTGTTTTTTAATGTCTGAATAAAGTTGCTCCTGAATTGGGGTGAAGAATAGTCTTAAATCCATGGCATGAATTTAATAACAATAATTAGATGAACACGAAATATAATCTAAAGAAAATCAATAATTAGTTTACAATTCCCCTTACCATTTCTTTTTTTCCGGGAGGACCCGCTAATGTTTCTACCTCAAACCCAACTTTTTTCAAATCTCTCTTAAGTTGTCCTTTAGCACTATAAGTAGTAAAAACACCATCTTTTCTTAATAATTGATAGCATTTTTGCATCATTTCTTCAGTCCACAATTCTGATTGTTTATTAGGAGCGAAAGCATCGAAAAATATAATATCAAACTGCTTTTCCCCAGTGAAATCTTCCAGCTTACCTTTAACTTTTTTCAATGAAAAAAAAGGGTTAATCTCTACTAATTCATCCCACTTAGCAGTATGTAATTGTTTAAAGGTTTCTTTTAATTCTTCCTTACCGATCTGATCAATATAATTTAGCTGGTTTATGGTATCCATAGGAACCGGAAAAGGTTCTACAGAGGTGAAATTTATTTTGACCTCATTTTCTGTAGCAAATTTTGCAGCTAATAGTGCATTTAGCCCTGTGCCAAATCCTACTTCAAAAATATCTACCTCTTTGGGCAGTCCGTTTTTTGTTCTCCAAAATCTTAAGCCTTTTTCTATAAAAACATGAATAGACTCTTGAAGTGCACCATGAAAAGAATGGTAGGTTTCTTTCAATCCCTCATGATAAAGAGAATGAGACCCGTCTTCAGTAGTTATTATTTTAATATCAGCCATAGCCTATGAATCTAAATCATTATGATGCCCAACTTTATAAATCAAGGCAACTGCATGAGCGTCTACTCCTTCTTCTCTACCAACAAACCCCAATTTCTCTGTTGTAGTAGCTTTTAATGATAAATCATCTTCACTGATCTTCATCACCTTCGCTAATACACTCTTCATTTCAGGAATTAGTGGATTGATTTTAGGTTTTTGAAGCCCTACTGTTACATCTAAATTCCCAATTTCATAGCCTTTATCGCGTAATAAGGCTACTGTCCTTTCTAATAATATCTTGCTATCTATCCCTTTATATTGTGGATCCTGATCAGAAAAATGATAACCGATATCTCTTAAATTAGCTGCGCCCAATAAAGCATCGCATATAACATGAATCAAAACATCAGCATCGGAATGACCAACACCGCCTTTATGATAATCCAGCTTTATTCCACCTAGCCAAAACTCTTCACCTTCAGCTAAACGGTGAACATCATATCCATACCCTATTCTAAAGTTCATTTGTTTGATTTATAATAAATAGTGGAACAATTATCTTCTCTCAAAACCTCATTGGCAGCATTATAAATATCATGAGTATTCACCGCTTTAATAAAATCAGTTTCTTCATTCACAAGATTGGGATTACCCATAGCAGCCCCGAAGGCAATCGACATAGCCCTATTAAGAATATCTACCTCTCCGTAAACTATTGAAGATATTGCCTGATTTTTAACCTTTTCTAATTCTTTGTTAGCAATTTCTTCTTCTTTTAATTCTTTAATAATTTGCTTTACGGCTGTATCAGCTGCTTCAATACTAATTCCTGAGGAAACCTGGCCACTGATCACTATCAATCCGGGATCAACTGAACCAGTTACATAGGCTGCTATACCAGAAAATATGCCTTCTTCTTTAACTAATTTTTTATACAATCTACTAGACTTCCCTCTTCCTAAAACATCACTCATTAAATCTGTAGAATAATATTTTTCATCCGTTTTGGCGGGCATGTGATAAGCTTTGTATAAAGCATCCACTGGAACATCTGCTTTAATTTCTAAAAACCTAGCTTCTTTTTGTTTTGGTTCTTTTGGTAAATCTCTTTTCTTCTTTTCCCCTGCAGGAATTTCACCAAACCATTTTTCAGTTAATTTTTTAATGTTCTCAGTTTCCACATTACCCGCCACTACTAAATAGGCATTATTAGGTCTATAGTGAGTAAAAAAGAAATCCTTTACATCCTCCATGGTTGCATCCTCAATATGAGAAATTTCTTTACCTATTGTAGCCCATCTATAAGGATGCTTTTGATATGCTAAAGGCCTCAATTTCAACCATAAGTCTCCATAAGGTTGATTTAAATAACGTTGTTTAAATTCCTCAATCACAACACTCCTCTGAACTTCTAATACTTTAGGATCAAAAGAAAGAGACATCATTCTATCGGATTCTAACCAAAAAGCAGTTTCAATATTTTCAGCAGGAAGTGTTACATAGTAGTTTGTAACATCCGGACTGGTAAAAGCATTATTCTCACCCCCTACTCTTTGTAAAGGTTCGTCATAATTTGGAATGTTTTTAGAACCACCAAACATTAGATGTTCAAAAAGATGGGCAAAACCTGTTTTTCCAGGCTTTTCATCACGTGAACCCACATCATAAAGTAAATTTACAATCGCTAATGGCGTGTTTTTATCTTCATGAACATACACGTTTAAACCATTATCAAGCGTAAATGAATTATATTTTATCATAAGCTTAAGAGTGAATCAAAAATAAAAAATATAATGGCTTTTGCAGATTAGACCATTACTTTAAATTTGTCAGATAATTCTATCTGATTTTTAGGAATCCCAAAGATAGAAACAGTAATTTAAAAACTAAACTTAAACTTATAAAGCCTCAATCAAAGGTATTTTTTAATGCAATTCGATAGAAAAAAATTATCCGACAACCAGTTAATTAACCTCTATAAACATATTTTGTTGCCCCGCCTTATCGAGGAAAAAATGTTGATTTTACTTCGTCAAAATAAAATCAGTAAATGGTTTTCAGGGATTGGGCAAGAAGCTATTTCTGTAGGCTCTACAGCAGCTCTTGAAACTGATGAATATATTTTGCCAATGCACAGAAATTTGGGAGTATTCACAACTCGAAACATTCCGTTAAACAGACTTTTTTCTCAATTTCAAGGAAAAATGCAAGGCTTTACTAAAGGTAGAGATCGATCTTTCCATTTTGGAACGAATGATTATAACATTGTAGGAATGATCTCTCATTTAGGCCCACAATTAGGTGTAGCAGATGGAATAGCTTTAGCTAATAAGTTAGTTAAAGATCAAAAAGCCACATTGGTTTTTAGTGGTGATGGTGGAAGCTCAGAAGGGGATTTTCATGAGGCATTAAATGTAGCCGCAGTATGGGATTTACCTGTGATCTTCATGATTGAAAATAACGGATATGGTCTTTCTACTCCAAGTGATGAGCAATTCAAATTCAAAAATTTTGTAGATAAAGGGCCTGGTTATGGCATGGAAGCCATTAAAGTAGATGGTAACAATATATTGGATGTTTACCATGCAGTGGCTAATGCGGCTGAAAAAATGCGAAAAAATCCAAAGCCTATTTTAATTGAAGCCATTACTTTCCGAATGAGAGGACACGAAGAAGCTTCAGGAACCAAATATGTTCCTCAAGAGCTTTTTGACAATTGGGCTAAAAAAGACCCAGTTGAGAATTATGAAAAATATTTACTAAATGAAAAAATTATTTCAGATAGTGATATTGAAGCTTGGAAAGCGGATATCAAAAAACAAATAAATGAAGGATTGAAACTGGCTAATGAAGACCTATATCCTGAAATAAGCACAGAACAGCAACTCCATGATATTTATGCTAAAAGTAAAGTAGAAATCATTGAAGCAAGTAAAAATAAAACTACCAAAAGATATGTTGATGCTATTTCAGATGGTTTAAAACAATCATTGGAAAAATATCCTGAATTGGTAGTAATGGGACAAGATGTAGCTGATTATGGTGGCGTTTTTAAAATTACAGAAGGATTCATAGATCAATTTGGGAAGGACAGAATTAGAAACACCCCTTTGTGTGAATCTGCTATAGTGGGAATTGGATTAGGAATGAGCATTAAAAAGCAAAAATCGGTAATTGAAATGCAATTTGCTGATTTTGTAACCTGTGGATTCAATCAGATTGTAAACAATTTAGCCAAATCTCATTATCGTTGGGGCCAAAATGCTGATGTAGTGGTTAGAATGCCTACAGGAGCAGGTGTTGCAGCAGGCCCATTCCATTCACAATCAAATGAAGCCTGGTTTTTCCATACTCCTGGTTTAAAAATAGTTTTCCCATCAAACCCATCAGAAGCAAAAGGATTATTAAATGCTGCCATTGCGGATCCAAATCCAGTTATGTTTTTTGAACATAAAGGCTTGTATAGATCCTTATCAGAAGAGGTAAGTGATGATTATTACATAACTGAAATTGGAAAAGCTAGAGTTATAAATGAAGGAACTGACATTACTATTATTACCTATGGAATGGCTGTCCATTGGGCAAAAGAAGCAATGAATGATTTGGGTGACATTTCTGTTGAGCTAGTAGACTTGAGGACTTTATTACCATGGGATAAAGAAACTGTTAAAGAAAGCGTTAATAAAACGGGCAAGGTTTTAATATGTAATGAAGATTGCTTAACTGGAAGTATCAGTGGTGAAATCGCAGCTTGGATCAGTGAAAACTGTTTTGAAGCTTTGGATGCTCCGGTTATGCGTGAAGGAAGTTTAGACACTCCTGTTCCATTTAATGCTGATTTAGAAAAGAACTTTTTACCTAAAGAAAGAATTAAAGAGAAGCTTAAAAAACTTGCTGAATACTAAAATTTATTACCTCTGGTATTAAAAAATTCATATT is drawn from Marivirga arenosa and contains these coding sequences:
- the ispF gene encoding 2-C-methyl-D-erythritol 2,4-cyclodiphosphate synthase, with amino-acid sequence MNFRIGYGYDVHRLAEGEEFWLGGIKLDYHKGGVGHSDADVLIHVICDALLGAANLRDIGYHFSDQDPQYKGIDSKILLERTVALLRDKGYEIGNLDVTVGLQKPKINPLIPEMKSVLAKVMKISEDDLSLKATTTEKLGFVGREEGVDAHAVALIYKVGHHNDLDS
- a CDS encoding M16 family metallopeptidase, with the translated sequence MIKYNSFTLDNGLNVYVHEDKNTPLAIVNLLYDVGSRDEKPGKTGFAHLFEHLMFGGSKNIPNYDEPLQRVGGENNAFTSPDVTNYYVTLPAENIETAFWLESDRMMSLSFDPKVLEVQRSVVIEEFKQRYLNQPYGDLWLKLRPLAYQKHPYRWATIGKEISHIEDATMEDVKDFFFTHYRPNNAYLVVAGNVETENIKKLTEKWFGEIPAGEKKKRDLPKEPKQKEARFLEIKADVPVDALYKAYHMPAKTDEKYYSTDLMSDVLGRGKSSRLYKKLVKEEGIFSGIAAYVTGSVDPGLIVISGQVSSGISIEAADTAVKQIIKELKEEEIANKELEKVKNQAISSIVYGEVDILNRAMSIAFGAAMGNPNLVNEETDFIKAVNTHDIYNAANEVLREDNCSTIYYKSNK
- a CDS encoding alpha-ketoacid dehydrogenase subunit alpha/beta, yielding MQFDRKKLSDNQLINLYKHILLPRLIEEKMLILLRQNKISKWFSGIGQEAISVGSTAALETDEYILPMHRNLGVFTTRNIPLNRLFSQFQGKMQGFTKGRDRSFHFGTNDYNIVGMISHLGPQLGVADGIALANKLVKDQKATLVFSGDGGSSEGDFHEALNVAAVWDLPVIFMIENNGYGLSTPSDEQFKFKNFVDKGPGYGMEAIKVDGNNILDVYHAVANAAEKMRKNPKPILIEAITFRMRGHEEASGTKYVPQELFDNWAKKDPVENYEKYLLNEKIISDSDIEAWKADIKKQINEGLKLANEDLYPEISTEQQLHDIYAKSKVEIIEASKNKTTKRYVDAISDGLKQSLEKYPELVVMGQDVADYGGVFKITEGFIDQFGKDRIRNTPLCESAIVGIGLGMSIKKQKSVIEMQFADFVTCGFNQIVNNLAKSHYRWGQNADVVVRMPTGAGVAAGPFHSQSNEAWFFHTPGLKIVFPSNPSEAKGLLNAAIADPNPVMFFEHKGLYRSLSEEVSDDYYITEIGKARVINEGTDITIITYGMAVHWAKEAMNDLGDISVELVDLRTLLPWDKETVKESVNKTGKVLICNEDCLTGSISGEIAAWISENCFEALDAPVMREGSLDTPVPFNADLEKNFLPKERIKEKLKKLAEY